Genomic DNA from Desulfonema ishimotonii:
GGTATTCGGTATCAGGCGAAGGGCTGATTGACGCGGCAAAGGCCGTTGGCTCGCTGGGAAATCCTGTGATGAAGCTTGTAAAGGCGATTGTGGACGGGCTTCCGGCGTGAATGCGGCATCCTGTCCGCCGGGGAATAAATCCCCCGGCTGAAAGCCAAACCGGGCTGAAGCCCGCTGACGATGATTCAATTCATCGCCCTTCGGAGCGGCCCGGTATTCAGCCCGGAGGGTTCGGCGCCGGGCGGCCTGTTTCAGACGGGGTGGAATATTTTTAAAACAGCTTTTCAGAGACTGATATGTGCTGCGGGGGACGGAAAATGCGTATCATTGAAACTGACAGGCCCGGAAAAAGTCGGAAACCGGGGTTATAAGGGATGTCGAAACAAATATGTTGCCTGCCGACAGCGCTGACGGGGCCGTAACCCCGTCCTACCGTTGGCGGATATCGGTATTTTTATTTTTTTAAAATCCCGAATCTCTCCTGAAAAATCATCACAGCAAAGCGTCAGATTCGGAAACGGCGGGGAGGGCATTGGCCAGCGGAGGCCGATATCCCTGCCAGGGCTGACAATGACCGTTTTTCAGCGCGCTGATAAGATCGTCTCCTGAGTGAATCGGGCGGTCGAAGCGGGTGACCACGGTCCCCAGCTCTTCGAGGGTGTGGGCATCGCTGCCGCCGGTTTCGGAAAGGGGATATGCGTTCCGCCACCGGGCCACCTGGCGGTTTTCGTCCGGCGAGTTTCGTCCGTTGACCGCCTCCACAGTACGGCACAGGCCCTCCTGGATCAGCCAGTCACTGACAGGCCGGTTTGCGCGAAAGGGATGGGCGGCAACTGCCGCGCCGCCGGCCGCTGCAACGGTTTTCAGAAGCGCCCTGGCGGAAAGATCGCCGGGGATGTTTTCAAACGGGCCGAAAATAAGAAAATCGCCCTCGCATGTGGTATATTCCATGCCGAAAATCACCATCAGGCCATCGGGCTGACGGCCTTCGCGGATCTTATGCCGGATGGACATGGTCTGATGATCGGTAATACAGACACCGTCCAGACCGCGATATGTTGCATTTCTCAGAATGTCTGCCACCGCCAGGCGGCTGCAGGGTGATATATCCGTGTGTACGTGCAGGTCGAAAAGCATGGCACGGTTATAGAGACTGTTGACGGTGATGGCAAATTTTTTGTATCTATCCTTTTATTGAAGACACATAGAAGGAATCAATGGCGGCAGGCTATCCTTCCAATGCGAACCGGAACAGAGGCAAATATGGCGAAAAAGTGTATTCTGATTTTATTGGACGGTATCGGCGATCGGTCCTATAAACAATTTGACCGGCAGACGCCGCTTCAGGCGGCCAGAACGCCGAACCTGGACCGGCTGGCCGGTTCCGGGGCCACCGGACTTTTCCATGCGACGGAGCTGGGCCGGGCGCTTCCCAGCGAAAATGCCCACTTCGCCATGTTCGGCTGCGACATGGCTGAGTTCCCAGGACGCGGCACCCTGGAAGCCCTGGGCGCAGGCATTCAGCTATCGCCTTCGGATGTGGCCATGCTGGCGCATTTCGTAAACGCGAAACCGGTCAGCGGCTCCCTTTGTCTGGTGCGTGACAAGATCGCGGCGTCCGATGACGAGGCCGAAGCCCTTTTTTCGGCGGTGGCGCGATATGACGCCGGGGACGTCTCCGTCCGACTGACCCGGACCCACGGACTTTACGGCATCCTTCTGTTTAAGGGAAATGTCAGCCGTTTTGTGACCGAC
This window encodes:
- a CDS encoding PHP domain-containing protein, whose protein sequence is MLFDLHVHTDISPCSRLAVADILRNATYRGLDGVCITDHQTMSIRHKIREGRQPDGLMVIFGMEYTTCEGDFLIFGPFENIPGDLSARALLKTVAAAGGAAVAAHPFRANRPVSDWLIQEGLCRTVEAVNGRNSPDENRQVARWRNAYPLSETGGSDAHTLEELGTVVTRFDRPIHSGDDLISALKNGHCQPWQGYRPPLANALPAVSESDALL